The Carassius auratus strain Wakin chromosome 34, ASM336829v1, whole genome shotgun sequence genomic sequence gctacgtccttaaatAAAAATGGATGAAATGCTTAGACCTCTACTGctgattaaatctagagtatgtcTATGTTTGTGTAttggtccatgcacatgctgaatcaggtcaaaagggtttaaaacagtaataatttcttttgtggttttgttttctgcattatctatgtgaatattaaaatcccctgcaattgcaaaacaaaaATCGTTGATAGCATTTCTGTGAaatcttcaacaaaggctggagagtattatAACTAGAGCTGCATCCACATGTCAGCTCTATGCGGCACGTTGGAGGATTTTCTCGACATGGTGCAAGGAGTGTAGGTTAGACCCAATATGCTGTGAAGATCCTGGAGTTCTTAGCTTTTAGCAGCATCTTTTAAATTCAGCTGAGAATGACCCTTAACCCATATTTTACTGTATGGGATTTGAAACTTGTTCTTGATTTTGTCTGTCCGCCACCATTTGAGCCTTTGCAGACAGCTAAACTGAAATGgatatctttaaaaacatttttttagtttaCAGTTGCTTCTGCTGAACATAACTGAGTTTCATGCTTTGTTCATTAACAAGTTATGTATGGGTTGGTTGCCACTCATGCTGTCAGTTCCACAATTTTCCAGGAGCAACCTTAAATTTTTTCAGGTGAGTGACATTCTTCATGTCATCCACAAGTCCTTAAGCACTGCCTCTGGCAGGAGGaatgaaacaaaatgtttgttACGTATATGTAAATGTTGTTCTGTGAATTCCATtgatgctaaaaagaacattattttgtgaatttgttttaattaaatatgtttatgcaCTTTAAGTTAGTTCTGTGTGTTACAGTGTGTTACAAGAACAAAATTTGGAGCAAATTTTCACTTTAATTAGTATATTAAGATAAAAGCTAATATGATTTCTACTTTTAAATTGTGAATTTAATACTTTATctcatatattaaaacatttgacaGGGACATAAAAATGAGTTGCATAGTATTGTCtaaattttttaagaaacaaaactcaatttaacttaaaatcaccttataattaaataatgtagaaacttaatttgACTTAATCTTAATTaaagagctatacaaataaacttgaattacgATTCATAGTTCTCTTAGCAGTTTTGTTTGACATTTTGACGTCATTATTTTTTTCCACACACCGGCATGACAAACCAAAGTGAATGAAGTAGATGTCAAATTGTTAGCATTCTTAGTTGCAGAAATGCAAAAAAGACTTACTGTCATATCTTGCATGCCATATTTGCAACTAAAAAACATGAAGTGAAGTGTAAAAGTGTTTTCAGACAGGTGTTTAAAAAATAGATGTTTAATTGACATAAATCATATTGCAGGCACAGTGCATCTAGTCACAAACTTTAATGGGAGTTTTCTGTTTATAAAGGTTAATATCTACATACTATAAAGGACATCATGATTAGATTCTTACTTCTAGCTCTAAATTACTGGATCCTACCCTGCAAAAACTTCACATATGCTGATAGGAAGAATGTGGGTGAAAACTTTTCCCATGTTACATGTAACATGCTGGCTGCCGCCCACTCAACAACATTTCCATCCTCATAATGTGAACAACCACAATTCCTACTCAATGTGCcaatatattgcattttatttttactattttattactactattaataataataataccatagaTAAACCAtgaaattcttaataaaaaaaatacatatatatatatatatatatatatatatatatatatatatatatatatatatatatatatacataaagagtaaaatggttataaaattaAGACAGATTAAGGTTTgggcaaatctgaattttacaGGTAGATGAGACaagtaatttattgtaaataagaaataaattgcTGCAATTTAGAATTATGACATTAATAATACATATGATACATCGTCATACTGACAGTATTTTGAATATACATACAGTCTCTgtcaacaaatgaaaataaagacattATGCATTGTAACAGAATAGAGCCAGAAAAGTGAAGAACAGCAAAAGAAGCTAAAATAAACAGATGAAAATCTTTGAATCCATCTATAATCTTGGATCCAAATGAAATGTGGCTGTTGCCCTTTCTAGGGTGAACTCATCTGCaatgtaaacaagaaaaaaaaaaagtcattttctggtTAGTTCATGTCAGATGTTCTTGCTTTTAATGAAGTATAATATGCTTTTTGGATTATTCTCAAATCATGATGGACGATCATCACTTGGCAGCATCATAGCAagctttaaaatgtgttaaaaatgttacttACAGCGCTTTCAAACTCAAAGGGACTGAGGTGCTGGGTGATAATTTCAAACATTCCAGGAGACATGGGGGGTTCAGGAGAGGAACATGCATTCTGGACTGGACCACTGAGAATTGAGGACATTGaagagagagaatttttttttagttcatacaATCATGCAACACAGGGAAGaaacaaattacaaaattaaatctggttgtgaaagaaattaaaacactCACTTCCGATGGGAAATTGGAACTAACTGTGTCTGAATGTAAGGACAAACTGTGAAggatataaaacaacaacaataaagcaTTTTAGCATATGATATTTATAATCCTGCACgccccaccccccccccaaaaaaaagtatggcctgaaaaaaaaaaaaacaggtgtgtaaataaaatatggggcacagctaaaatataaaaaaaaaaaaatctgatacatTTATAGACATCTAACCTTTGTTTTGCTGGCTGTTATAATGTTTCCCAAAAGCCTCATCCTTCGGGATGTCAGGATAGAGGAACTTCAAAGGATTCTCTGGGACAACACCATCTGCAATGACCTTATAGTCCCGTATTATATCAGCAATGGGCAAGGCATTGAGGCGGTTTTTCGTGTACGGCTCTACAGAGATGAACTTTGGGTCTCCTGTAGGCAGAATACATATGCTTAAGATTATTTAACAgcatatttaatacaataaagacaaatttaaaaaaatgcaccaAGTGCTAATGTTTTCCTCAGGCATTATTCATTCTAAACAATTAAAACTCTCCAATGCACactgaaaataagaaaacaaaaaactatcTATAAAAGGATAAACGGCATCTGCTAAATTTTGGAATATCTCCAGGCTGGAATTTCCCTCAGCAAACACAAGACATTGTCTCAGTGTGGAAATGACAGTAATTGCTTAACCTGGCAAGAGTTCCTTAACTTTAAAACCTTTAACCTGTGCTTTCAGAAGATTTCAACCATTCACTCCATAGAAGACCTTGTTAGgattcttatgtttttttttttgttttacaattggACACCTGTAACATAATGTCTCCTACATTCGACTGTACTGGGAATGttattcttaaaggaatagttcacccagacaATTTCCCCACCCTCAGGCCAACCAAGACGGAGATTAATTTgtttcattggaacagatttgaagaaatttagtgttcatttctgcagtgaatggttgccgtcaaaatgagagtccataaagctgataaaaacatcacaataatacaaaggttatccacacgactccagtacatgaattaatgtttcatgaagtgaaaagctgcatgttcgttgcatgaaacaaatccatcattaagatgctGCTTCCCACTAAAATATGATTCCTCTATTCATAATAATACTTCCTCCAGTGTTTATATCAGGGGAGAAATATGAACAGATCAACCTttaacaagcaaaaacagtcaaatGGAGCTACAGACTTTTACACAGAGCTGTATAAGAATCTAAATAAGAATGTCAGATGATTTTCTTCTTTTACTCCCACCAGATGTCACTAATCTGccttcaattttttttgttttattgtttgcattttaTCATGAAATACTTCCATAATttcaaaagtaatataaaatattagattttttattattatttctatgagaatttatttatcataattattgcataaatattcattaatataatGAAATTCTCTCAACAtacggaaaaaaaaagaaaataaataatataatttttcacttcaaaagacaTTAATTCACAGGACTGGAgcggtgtggattactgtgatgtttttattagctgcttggtctctcattctgacggcattCTGAATTTTCATTTATTGCTGAACTATTCCGTTAAATCCTGATAACATATAttagaccagtggttttcaaaatGTGGGCTgcgatggtattgcaggtgggccgccaattaataataaataataatattgttttataaatgtaaaaatgtctaagtcataacataataacatcatttcatgtatataattaaataacaaacaaaaaatttaactGTAACCATGCTTCCACTGTTCCAACTCGCTGACTGGTTTAAGATTAAaccgccaatttatcttagatatttttgctgcatatgctacagaacaacaaattcaaacatgcataaatggctgtcaacatgttccctcctgactgcttgctccgctgACTGTCTACACGCTGCCGAGCTCTgtctggatctggttttcccatTTTGCTAAgcggtgccagcccgagttattttctgttcattgccagttcgtTCAATAAGACAGTTAACAaactagcttctgagtactaagttattaacccaacaatagcaggggcagttaatttttttgcagtgggccgcgcaaacatatatgtttggttgtgtgggccacgagttgaaaaagtttgggaaccaatGTATTAGACAAACCATTTTCATCCTGCTCAACCCAGGTGAAGGTGATTCCTCCAAGGTGACTTTCACTAAAGCGTAGCAGGAATGTCCCTGGCTCCTTCTCCTTCAGTAAGGCACGCTCCATCTCTTTACTCACAAACCCCATTATGTAACTGAGAAACAAAAAATAGCAGAATCCATTGAGAAGCAGAAAACAAGCAAAAACTCAATTCAGCATGGCAGATCAAGAGAAATCTCAATTATAAATATACtgataaaacatcaaataaagatAGACTACATGCTTTTTTATAACATGCTTATCAGAATAACAGAGTTAATAtgtgttaattatttatatttatcatgcaTGTGAATGCCATGACAAGGTCACTGACCCATCAATCCAAACAGGAAGTAAATGTTTCTTAATAAGGTCCAGGATCGAGTCCAGCCACAGCCAAAAACTAAATGACTTGCCAGGAATGTTTTCCTGAGAccaacagaaaaacagaagaaaaatttaaattgttacaGTTCAAGAATAGCAAGAtcatatactatttttttttcttttttattttaccttccAGAACTTGGACCAAGAAACCTGGCAGTCATTATAAGAAGCATGCTGACCTTCAGAAACAATTAGAAAACACTGTTTAGCTGAAGGCTAAATACGTTCACAAGAAACTGTGCTATGTTTATGAAACATCATTAGAGAAATCAAACATACAGTGGAATGCAGCAGACAATGACGGAAATATTCTTTAATGTCACATATGCCAACAAGTTTGTAGAAAACATACCCAGGAGTTTATCTCCCAGCATGTTAAGCTGCTCCTTGTTGAGTCCTCGGCCTGCAAAACTTGAGAACTGCCAGCTGAGTACCTCTGAGAGTTGACTCCAACTTGCCCGCAAAGGGTTACTGAAGAATCCAAGGTTCTAAACATATCAGAGAAGTTTAAATAATACTGTATGACAAGCCTTGCCACCTCTAGTTATAGTAGTCATATAATACATGAGTAGATCAAATGCAGACAATAAGCATGTTTCTACCAAGTACTGCAAACTATAAAATGGACACTATAAGCTAGACGTCCATTCTTTGCATCTGCATCAGAAGCTCACCTTGGGGTCGTCTGTTAGAAGGTTGTACCACATGACGGAGGCCCAGCCCCCTGGAAGCTGACTGACATTGGAGATGACCACCAGGGGCAGGGAGCAAGTCTgcacagaaacaaaaatacaaaagtattAAGTAAAGTAAAGAAGTAAAGAACATTGGGTCTGATGGGAAACATTTTGCACGGCATTAAGCTGGGGAAAGACTGAAGCCCAATgttttatagaaattatatttcaaataaatctgttcttttcagctttctattcaaagaatcctgagggGAAACACGTATagcagtttctacaaaaatgttACAACAACAGTTATCAGGAATTTTtactaaaaaagaagaaaaaaaaatcaaacatcacTGAATCAGcatgttaaaatgattttaataagaaccgctgaagattcagctttaccatcacagtaataaactacattttaagatatgttaaaatagaaaacaattatttttatttcatttacattctaataatattttataatcttactgtttttactgtattttatcatcaaataaatgccatATTGGTAAACATATATAAAGCTGCATTGAAAATCATCTATAATGTTTAtacatattataaacaaaaatatatatgaattttcAATAAAGCTTTAAATATGCTTTTGATTATATAAAGTTACATATGGTAATTAGTATAcagtatttgatatatatatatatatatatatatatattaatatattaaaattatacacTTAAACTTACCTCAAGATCTATATCCAGGCCCTGTAACATCAGCATGGCCTCAAAATTAAGAGAATGTAACTCCTCTGTTACTGACAGGGGACCCTGCAACACAGACACATTATTATTACGTCAATACAAAATCAAACATATACTGTGTGAGGCTGCCCTCTGTTGGCGAGATGATGTATTCCAAACAACATGTAATCATGTAACCAGACTCGAGCCATGGCACAGGCCTTTTAAAGATACAGTGGGGCtccaaagtttgggcaccccttgcagaatctgtgaaaatatgagtaattttcaaaaaataacagagatcatactaaatgcatgttattttttatttagtactgtcctgagtaagatgaAAGTGAAattatcttgtttccttctggagcatcattgaatatttgaatctttttaaatagttgtgtttgagtgcctcaaatgtcctcagtgtgataaggtgcatctcaaaatcatacagtcactgcttgaaagggttcaaatatgcaaagatgctggaaaactgaagaatctgcaggactttaaatatttttctgaagaacgctgctcagtttaactgttcagaacaaacaagggactcatgcacaaccatcacaaaacagaaagacagtcgaggatcataacttttgagtggggttattttaataatttcagcattttttttttgtcttgtggactaaatgttttatgtacaatatcttactcaggacagtactaaataaaatataacatgcatttagtatgatctctcttattttttgaaaattactcgcattttcacagattctgcaaaggtgcccaaactttcgatccccactgtacaCCTGTGAAGTAAGCAGCAGATATTAGAAATAATGCAGTCTTACCTCATTTCCTTTTCCTCCAGTAGGACACTTTCTCTCTTTCAGCTGCTGCAAAACACAACGATTTCATAAAATAGCTTCcctctcttaaagggatagttcacccaaaatgaaactgctttttactgaccctcatgttcATTTTCACACGGCTCATTCTAACAACAATTCATAGTTATCACACACAGatggtatatatggtttatggggactctccattggcgtaatggtttttattctgtacaaactgtatattctatggccctaccccaaccctacacctaaacctactcCTCACAGGaacatttgtgcatttttcaaaaatactaattctgaatgatttataatgatattgatttttaatgataaattacgggaataaatgatatttaaaaattaattacagggacactgaaaatgtcctcataaatcacCTTCTCATTGTAATACGTAAGTCataaccatgtcattatacaaatttgtatcctcataaaccacataaacatgcttacacccacccccccccccccccccccccacacacacacacacacacacaatgtactaaaatattccaagtcttctgacaTTTAATAACTTTATGTGAGAAAAAGAGTAAGTTTTTCACTTTTTGGAGCAATGGTCATTACCAACTGTCcttgaatggaaaaaaataaaactttaatgttttttcttttatgttccatggaAAAATAACAGAATgtgggtttggagcaacatgagggtgagtaatgactaATTAATTTTCCTACAGTGGGTGaactcttttaaatatatttaacaccaAAGCCTTAGTAACAGTATTGCTCTTGAATAATGCTAGAATTCAGAGTGAAGTACCAGATGCCTGAACTCTACAGAAAGACATCCAGTCGACTCCTCAACATCCATCACTTTGGTGTTGTGGGTGTGGATGAAGAACTGTCTGTTCCTACAAGGACATATCAGCAATGTTAGTTTTGATATTTTCTGTTTGGTCACAACTTCCACTGTACTGTAGATTACAGTCACATGCTATGTagaatttaaatagaaatgaGCTTGTAAAACACTGCTGTCCCCCTCCCCCACACACTTAGCTGAAAAAACTCATATTGAGATTTGGCCTAAATAAACAACAGGAAGTTGGTTCTTCTGTTTGAGGTTGAGTGCACTCACACTTTGCCTGGAGGAAGGTCTCTGCACACACAAAAATAGAAAAGAGTAGAAAAACACGGTCATGTTGGGCTAAATGCACCTGTGACACAAATACTGCTTGCATGGCTCGtgaacaatgaaaacaaaagctTGCATGTAAATGTGAGAatgatattaattattattgccaTAATCACAGTTGGGTCATTCCTAGTTGTGCGGTGTCTTCACATCCCTATCATGAATGCCGTAATACATATTTACAATTGTAAAAATGGAATTCATAttagagattattattattaattttctatAATTTTACTACTTTTAATTAAGATTGAGTGCATATTGCATTAATGTCTAAGAAatattttagttgtttatttatttatttatttatttatctataataatcaaaatggggtttatgtattatattacagatttttcctgtaatattatttaactgGTCTCAACATAGATTCAACATAGCTTCATCAACATCTGAGTCAAAACTTGGACTTGATATTACTAAACGAAATTAGACATCAAcgagatatataaaaaaaattctgtttaacaaatgcattttagATTTTACTTGGACAAAAGCAAGTTCATTGACATTTTCTAGCGGGAAGTGACATCATGTGTGGTAGGGAAACAACAGCACAACATCAGTAAACATTATGATGAATTTTATGTGGTGTACTGTGGGATtagtttgtttttctctttctaataataataatagtaataattggtATAATAtctagacatttaaaaaaaaaaatctatctatattaacttttttttttcaatctttttatGATCCACACTCTTAAATTTGCCATTTTGTAAGTAAACAAGTTGTAATTAATATGTTTTAACAATCAGATCATACTTGTCTGCTCCATTACATCAAAggtatatttctttttattaagtcAATATATGTATTGCACACTATTGttaatattgcaaatatattGCATAACATGAATGACCTAGGTTATAAAGATGGAATGTAGACATGATTCAGGGAACATACTtatcaaatgttgtcttgacttTGAGTTGATAATCCACCTCAGGTAATTTAACcagtaatctaaaaaaaaaattaaaagtgcaaTGAAATGAAGTGCCTTGTGAAATCAGACTTGTTTACATGAAGCGTTTGGAGGAGGCTGTGGTTCATACCTGACCTTGGTGGTAAACTGCACCTGTGTTTTGATGATAAGAGGTTTCTGGGGGTGTGTAGGCATACAGGGCTGCTTCTCCACCACAAATGAGCTGCAGACATGACCAAGACAGATTATCCAGGTTCCCTGGTCACCCAGCACAGCCTTTACATTGTGTTGCATTCTTTGAGTTTCATGTATTTCCGGCACTTAAAGCCACACAAAGTGAGCTGTTGTGCCTTAATTGTTCACAAATCACAGAAAATCCCTAAATGTTACCTTTTAATGAGATGATAGATGAGGTATTTGACTTGCTCCTCCATCTGaggtttctggagagggattggATCACTCTCGTAAGTGACTTTTAGGATCAGCTCGCCCAGTTTGTCTAGCTGTCTTTTAATCTGGAAAAGACTCTGGGCTGTCAGGGTAAACCTATAAAATCGATTTCACATgaaaattgattaaaattttaaCAATTGCAACCTCAAAAGCAACCATTCCGAAAGCATTAGCAACCACCTTGAAAGACCAACACTCTTCAAAGGTTTTGGGTTGGTaagactttttacatttttctgaaagacatcttttatgctcaccaagtctgcatttatttgaccagaaatacagtaatataaaatatagtaaaatattagtcatattgtgaaatattgttgcaattaaattttctatgttaatatatgttttaattgttttattactccagtcttcagtgtcacatgattctttcagaaatcatttttaatatttggtacccaagaaacatttcttatgatcAATGCTGAAAGCTTTTTTTGcggaaactgtaatacatttgttAGGATTCTCAAATTAAGTTACatgcatgatttctgaatatgTTATGAAGGGTTATACCAGTTCTGGAG encodes the following:
- the LOC113053016 gene encoding signal transducer and activator of transcription 4-like isoform X2 → MSQWKQIQQLDIKFLEQVDYFYDDNFPMELRQVMASWIESQDWETASNHESMATVLFNNFLIQLERQCSQEQNFLHRHNLKRIFHQIQGKYKADPLQMATVICNSLREERRILSTASMEEQGPLEKSMQSSAALEKQKVLDNKVAIIRSSVQMLDQAVKYLEDMQDDFDFRYKTLQLRDPVDRNSLSMKQEVTTLQEILNRLDFKRKEILSKISDVIKEIDALISSQLNPELKEWKRRQQIACIGGPVLIGLDQLQNWFTLTAQSLFQIKRQLDKLGELILKVTYESDPIPLQKPQMEEQVKYLIYHLIKSSFVVEKQPCMPTHPQKPLIIKTQVQFTTKVRLLVKLPEVDYQLKVKTTFDKDLPPGKVNRQFFIHTHNTKVMDVEESTGCLSVEFRHLLKERKCPTGGKGNEGPLSVTEELHSLNFEAMLMLQGLDIDLETCSLPLVVISNVSQLPGGWASVMWYNLLTDDPKNLGFFSNPLRASWSQLSEVLSWQFSSFAGRGLNKEQLNMLGDKLLGQHASYNDCQVSWSKFWKENIPGKSFSFWLWLDSILDLIKKHLLPVWIDGYIMGFVSKEMERALLKEKEPGTFLLRFSESHLGGITFTWVEQDENGDPKFISVEPYTKNRLNALPIADIIRDYKVIADGVVPENPLKFLYPDIPKDEAFGKHYNSQQNKVCPYIQTQLVPISHRNGPVQNACSSPEPPMSPGMFEIITQHLSPFEFESAMSSP
- the LOC113053016 gene encoding signal transducer and activator of transcription 4-like isoform X1 → MSQWKQIQQLDIKFLEQVDYFYDDNFPMELRQVMASWIESQDWETASNHESMATVLFNNFLIQLERQCSQEQNFLHRHNLKRIFHQIQGKYKADPLQMATVICNSLREERRILSTASMEEQGPLEKSMQSSAALEKQKVLDNKVAIIRSSVQMLDQAVKYLEDMQDDFDFRYKTLQLRDPVDRNSLSMKQEVTTLQEILNRLDFKRKEILSKISDVIKEIDALISSQLNPELKEWKRRQQIACIGGPVLIGLDQLQNWFTLTAQSLFQIKRQLDKLGELILKVTYESDPIPLQKPQMEEQVKYLIYHLIKSSFVVEKQPCMPTHPQKPLIIKTQVQFTTKVRLLVKLPEVDYQLKVKTTFDKDLPPGKVNRQFFIHTHNTKVMDVEESTGCLSVEFRHLQLKERKCPTGGKGNEGPLSVTEELHSLNFEAMLMLQGLDIDLETCSLPLVVISNVSQLPGGWASVMWYNLLTDDPKNLGFFSNPLRASWSQLSEVLSWQFSSFAGRGLNKEQLNMLGDKLLGQHASYNDCQVSWSKFWKENIPGKSFSFWLWLDSILDLIKKHLLPVWIDGYIMGFVSKEMERALLKEKEPGTFLLRFSESHLGGITFTWVEQDENGDPKFISVEPYTKNRLNALPIADIIRDYKVIADGVVPENPLKFLYPDIPKDEAFGKHYNSQQNKVCPYIQTQLVPISHRNGPVQNACSSPEPPMSPGMFEIITQHLSPFEFESAMSSP